A single genomic interval of Streptococcus suis harbors:
- a CDS encoding IS110 family transposase produces the protein MRAVFGIDVSKASSEVAILVNGEKVHGYAMSNDAIGFARLLGDLRTVHKPEIIFEATGVYSRRLQAFLDEHDYAYTRLNPLEAKKQLDSLRVRKTDQIDAEKLAQSQFVLNRKPTYVQEEVYQELRDLSRFYQNLTEDIVRAKNRLHKVLQVTFPEIETVLSKPTGEQYWNLVTAFPYKDFVLDLSKDELLESIRQSTSKRISDKRVAYLAEKLIALANQSYCAVKKTSPMLEEVRYYGKELLRLSGQRQAVLDEMVELAQPLPEYDILLSIPGIAETTATSIIGELGDIRRFQSANQINAFIGIDLRHYESGNFLAKEHITKRGNPYARKILFKCIHNIASASHTNPCHIADFYEKRKRQSQTTSTKPHTIASIHRLIRTMYYLITHNKLYDYRSTQNQ, from the coding sequence ATGCGTGCAGTTTTTGGGATTGATGTGAGTAAGGCAAGTTCAGAAGTGGCCATTCTAGTCAATGGTGAGAAAGTTCATGGCTATGCCATGTCCAATGACGCCATCGGCTTTGCTCGGCTACTTGGCGATTTGAGAACCGTCCATAAGCCAGAAATCATCTTTGAAGCAACAGGTGTCTATTCTCGTCGTCTTCAAGCTTTTCTGGATGAACATGACTACGCTTATACACGGCTTAATCCCTTAGAAGCTAAGAAGCAACTGGATAGCTTGCGTGTGAGGAAAACAGATCAAATTGACGCTGAAAAACTGGCTCAATCTCAATTTGTGCTGAATCGTAAACCCACTTATGTCCAAGAAGAAGTCTATCAAGAACTGCGAGATTTAAGTCGCTTCTATCAGAACTTAACTGAGGACATCGTTCGAGCTAAAAACCGTCTGCACAAGGTCTTGCAAGTCACGTTTCCAGAGATAGAGACTGTCTTATCAAAGCCAACTGGGGAACAATACTGGAACTTAGTTACTGCGTTTCCTTACAAGGACTTCGTGCTTGATTTAAGCAAGGACGAACTCTTAGAGAGCATCCGTCAGTCCACCTCAAAACGTATTTCGGACAAGCGTGTGGCGTACTTAGCCGAGAAGCTGATAGCACTAGCTAATCAATCGTATTGTGCCGTCAAGAAAACCTCTCCAATGCTGGAAGAGGTTCGTTACTATGGAAAAGAATTGCTTCGGCTTTCTGGACAGAGACAGGCAGTCTTAGATGAAATGGTAGAACTAGCTCAGCCATTACCTGAATATGACATTCTGCTCTCTATTCCTGGAATAGCTGAGACTACTGCAACAAGTATTATTGGTGAACTGGGAGATATTCGCCGTTTTCAGTCTGCCAATCAAATCAATGCCTTTATCGGTATTGATCTGAGACACTATGAATCTGGCAACTTCCTCGCTAAGGAACACATTACCAAGCGTGGCAATCCCTACGCTAGAAAGATTCTGTTCAAATGTATTCACAATATCGCTTCAGCCAGTCATACCAATCCTTGCCATATCGCAGACTTTTATGAGAAACGAAAAAGACAATCGCAAACGACTTCTACGAAGCCACATACGATTGCCTCCATACATCGTCTCATTCGGACAATGTATTACCTCATAACGCATAACAAACTTTACGATTATCGTTCTACCCAAAATCAGTAA
- a CDS encoding ATP-grasp domain-containing protein, whose product MNYLVISPFYPENFQPFTIELAKKEGVTVLGIGQEPYDQLPEELRNALTEYFRVENLENLDEVKRAAAFLIYKHGPIDRVESHNEHWLENDAALREQFNIFGAKPKHLKKTKFKSEMKKFFSKVGVPVVPGMVVKTEKDIEKAVKSIGFPMIAKPDNGVGASGTFKLTKKADIETFKNAWDGQTVYFFEKFVNSSIITTYDGLVDHEGNVVFETGLTYVHTPFELMQSKKDNAYYIEKELDPKLVKYGRAIIKAFGMKERFFHIEFFKNGKDYIAIEYNNRMAGGFTVEAYNYAHSIDLFRDYANIVTGSDVEERRFDSQYCLVVTRRDTTDYVYSADDIHQKFAGKIKTVKRMPDAFAELQGNDAYLLVTESKEELDDMIAFIGKTK is encoded by the coding sequence ATGAATTATCTCGTTATTTCACCTTTTTATCCAGAAAATTTTCAACCGTTCACCATTGAATTGGCTAAAAAAGAAGGCGTTACGGTTCTAGGTATCGGGCAAGAACCTTACGATCAATTGCCTGAAGAACTTCGTAATGCCTTAACAGAATACTTCCGTGTTGAGAATCTTGAAAACTTGGATGAAGTCAAGCGTGCAGCAGCCTTCTTAATCTACAAACATGGTCCAATTGACCGTGTAGAATCCCACAATGAACATTGGCTTGAAAACGATGCAGCCCTCCGTGAGCAATTTAATATCTTTGGTGCCAAACCAAAACACCTGAAAAAGACTAAATTTAAGTCAGAGATGAAAAAATTCTTCTCAAAAGTAGGGGTTCCAGTCGTTCCTGGAATGGTTGTCAAGACTGAAAAAGATATTGAAAAAGCTGTAAAATCAATTGGTTTTCCAATGATTGCCAAGCCTGACAACGGTGTTGGGGCATCCGGTACCTTTAAATTGACCAAAAAAGCTGATATCGAAACATTTAAAAATGCTTGGGACGGTCAAACGGTTTACTTCTTTGAAAAATTTGTTAATTCAAGCATCATCACAACATATGACGGATTGGTCGATCATGAAGGAAATGTTGTTTTTGAAACAGGTTTGACCTATGTTCATACACCGTTTGAATTAATGCAAAGCAAAAAAGATAATGCCTACTATATTGAAAAAGAATTAGATCCGAAATTAGTAAAATATGGTCGTGCGATTATCAAAGCCTTCGGTATGAAAGAACGTTTCTTCCATATTGAATTTTTCAAGAACGGAAAAGATTACATCGCGATTGAATACAACAACCGTATGGCAGGCGGCTTCACTGTAGAAGCTTACAACTATGCTCATTCGATTGACCTTTTCCGTGATTACGCAAACATTGTAACGGGTAGTGATGTTGAAGAGAGACGATTCGATTCACAATACTGCTTGGTAGTAACTCGCCGAGATACAACAGACTATGTTTACTCAGCAGATGACATTCATCAGAAATTCGCTGGTAAGATTAAAACCGTCAAACGCATGCCAGATGCCTTTGCAGAACTGCAAGGCAATGATGCCTATCTTCTCGTGACTGAGAGCAAGGAAGAATTAGACGACATGATTGCCTTTATTGGGAAGACAAAATAG
- a CDS encoding esterase family protein: MHVEFLSHWSGNLGREMNLNRYGHAGIPVVVFASSGGSYNEYADFGMIEACRGSIEAGQVQFFTLTSYDSESWLADWKSIHDKAEAHRAYERYVIEEAIPFIKHKTGWFDGMMTTGCSMGAYHALNFFLQHPDVFTKVIALSGVYDARFFNNNQDYGNDDVVYQNSPSDYIWNQNDGWFIDKYRQADIIVCTGLGDWEQDGLDSFYNLKRAFEEKNIPAWFDTWGTDVAHDWVWWRKQMPFFLHSIGL; this comes from the coding sequence ATGCACGTTGAATTTTTAAGTCATTGGTCTGGAAATCTTGGCCGAGAAATGAATCTAAATCGTTATGGTCACGCAGGGATTCCTGTTGTCGTATTTGCTTCATCAGGTGGTTCTTACAATGAATATGCTGATTTTGGTATGATCGAAGCTTGTCGTGGCTCTATTGAAGCTGGTCAGGTCCAATTTTTTACTCTAACTAGCTACGATAGTGAAAGCTGGTTGGCAGACTGGAAATCCATTCATGATAAGGCAGAGGCTCACCGCGCCTATGAACGGTATGTGATTGAAGAAGCGATTCCATTTATCAAACATAAAACTGGCTGGTTCGATGGTATGATGACAACTGGTTGCTCAATGGGGGCCTACCACGCGCTGAATTTCTTCCTCCAGCATCCAGATGTCTTCACGAAAGTTATTGCACTTTCAGGTGTCTATGATGCTCGTTTCTTCAACAATAATCAAGATTATGGCAATGATGATGTCGTTTATCAGAACTCGCCATCAGATTACATCTGGAATCAGAATGATGGTTGGTTTATTGACAAATACCGTCAAGCAGATATTATCGTCTGCACAGGTTTGGGCGATTGGGAGCAAGACGGTCTGGATTCATTCTACAACCTAAAACGTGCCTTTGAAGAGAAGAATATCCCAGCTTGGTTTGATACTTGGGGAACAGATGTGGCCCACGACTGGGTGTGGTGGAGAAAGCAAATGCCATTCTTCCTTCATTCTATCGGACTTTAA
- a CDS encoding alpha/beta hydrolase, whose protein sequence is MNKSYFYLDMRTHELDVPFTGRKRRVRVLLPKGYAENTEETYPVVYFHDGQNVLYSKEAFSGHSWKVIPTIKRNPDIAKMIVVAIDNDGADRMHEYAAWKFSEMGIPGVQFGGKGTLYAEFVMDVVKPFIDKEYRTKSDKVHTAMIGSSLGGNITQFMGLAYQNQIGCLGVFSSANWLHQDAFDRYIERQQLDSEQRVYIYVGTEEADDTDKTLMAGNIKQAYINSSLTYYRQLIAGGVDLDNIALEVVSGAVHNEEAWALYLPACLRFLSEHWS, encoded by the coding sequence ATGAATAAGTCTTACTTTTATTTGGACATGAGAACTCATGAATTAGATGTACCATTTACAGGAAGAAAACGTCGAGTCCGTGTTTTATTGCCGAAAGGATATGCTGAAAATACAGAAGAGACCTATCCCGTTGTTTATTTCCACGATGGGCAAAATGTACTCTACAGTAAGGAAGCTTTTTCAGGTCATTCATGGAAAGTCATCCCAACTATTAAGCGTAATCCAGACATTGCAAAGATGATCGTAGTAGCTATTGATAATGATGGTGCTGATCGCATGCATGAATACGCTGCTTGGAAGTTTAGTGAGATGGGGATTCCTGGGGTGCAGTTCGGTGGTAAGGGAACCTTGTATGCTGAATTTGTGATGGATGTCGTCAAACCCTTTATCGATAAAGAATACCGGACAAAATCTGATAAAGTTCACACTGCAATGATTGGCTCATCCTTGGGAGGCAATATCACACAATTTATGGGATTGGCTTATCAGAACCAGATTGGCTGTCTAGGAGTATTTTCATCTGCCAACTGGCTTCATCAAGATGCTTTCGACCGTTATATTGAACGTCAACAATTAGACTCAGAGCAACGAGTCTACATCTACGTTGGGACAGAAGAAGCAGATGATACAGATAAAACATTGATGGCAGGAAATATCAAGCAGGCCTATATCAATTCTTCATTGACTTACTATCGTCAATTGATCGCTGGCGGAGTGGATTTGGACAATATCGCCTTGGAAGTCGTTTCAGGTGCGGTCCATAATGAAGAGGCTTGGGCGCTCTATTTGCCAGCTTGCCTACGATTCCTAAGCGAACATTGGTCATAA
- the trmFO gene encoding methylenetetrahydrofolate--tRNA-(uracil(54)-C(5))-methyltransferase (FADH(2)-oxidizing) TrmFO — protein sequence MSQTHINVIGAGLAGSEAAYQIAKRGIPVKLYEMRGVKPTPQHKTDKFAELVCSNSFRGDSLTNAVGLLKEEMRRLDSIIMRAGEAHRVPAGGAMAMDRENFSQAVTDEIHNHPLIEVIRGEITEIPEDAITVIATGPLTSDALAEKIHALNGGDGFYFYDAAAPIVDSSTINMDLVYLKSRYDKGAAAYLNAPMNKEQFNAFYEALISAEEAPLNSFEKEKYFEGCMPIEVMAKRGIKTMLYGPMKPVGLEYPEDYKGPRDGEYKTPCAVVQLRQDNAAGSLYNIVGFQTHLKWGEQKRVFQMIPGLENAEFVRYGVMHRNSYMDSPNLLEQTFATKKNPNLFFAGQMTGVEGYVESAASGLVAGINAVRRFRGEAPVIFPQTTAIGALPFYITHTESKHFQPMNVNFGIIKELDGPRIRDKKERYEAIAERSLKDLEEFLAY from the coding sequence ATGTCTCAAACCCACATTAATGTTATCGGAGCTGGCTTGGCTGGCTCAGAAGCTGCTTATCAGATTGCCAAACGTGGCATTCCTGTCAAACTCTACGAGATGCGGGGTGTCAAGCCGACTCCTCAGCACAAGACGGACAAGTTTGCTGAGTTGGTCTGTTCCAATTCATTCCGTGGTGATAGTTTGACCAACGCTGTCGGTCTGCTCAAGGAAGAGATGCGTCGTTTGGATTCCATTATCATGCGTGCCGGAGAGGCCCACCGTGTGCCTGCTGGCGGTGCCATGGCTATGGACCGCGAGAATTTCTCTCAAGCGGTCACAGATGAGATTCACAACCACCCACTGATTGAGGTCATTCGTGGCGAGATTACAGAGATTCCTGAAGATGCTATTACAGTTATCGCGACGGGGCCTTTGACGTCTGACGCCTTGGCGGAGAAGATTCACGCCCTCAACGGTGGCGACGGTTTTTACTTCTACGATGCGGCAGCACCGATTGTCGATAGCTCGACCATTAACATGGATTTGGTCTATCTCAAGTCCCGTTATGATAAGGGAGCGGCTGCCTATCTCAATGCTCCGATGAATAAGGAGCAGTTCAACGCTTTCTATGAAGCTTTGATTTCAGCTGAGGAAGCACCGCTTAACTCCTTTGAAAAAGAAAAATACTTTGAGGGCTGTATGCCTATTGAGGTTATGGCCAAACGTGGTATCAAAACCATGCTCTATGGCCCAATGAAGCCAGTTGGATTGGAATATCCAGAAGACTACAAGGGGCCTCGTGACGGCGAATACAAGACTCCGTGCGCAGTTGTCCAGCTCCGTCAGGACAACGCAGCAGGTAGCCTTTACAACATTGTTGGCTTCCAGACTCATCTCAAGTGGGGCGAGCAGAAGCGGGTCTTCCAAATGATTCCAGGGCTTGAAAATGCGGAATTTGTCCGCTATGGCGTTATGCACCGCAATTCCTACATGGATTCGCCAAACTTATTGGAACAGACCTTTGCGACTAAGAAAAATCCCAATCTTTTCTTTGCAGGTCAAATGACAGGAGTAGAAGGCTATGTCGAGTCTGCCGCCTCTGGCTTAGTAGCCGGTATCAATGCTGTTCGCCGTTTCCGAGGCGAAGCCCCAGTCATCTTCCCACAGACCACAGCCATCGGTGCTCTGCCATTCTACATCACCCACACCGAAAGCAAGCACTTCCAGCCTATGAATGTCAACTTTGGTATTATCAAGGAGCTGGACGGGCCGCGTATCCGTGATAAGAAGGAGCGTTATGAGGCAATAGCGGAGCGTTCCCTTAAGGACTTGGAAGAGTTTTTGGCTTACTAA
- a CDS encoding HAD family hydrolase, with protein MKSYKNYIFDFYGTLVDIRTDENKLEVWNQLTQIYNAFGCSYRPRQLKNAYHRFVEEAERSLAETVSYQYVEIDLETIFIRLLTDAPNENQSTNKPTDLETFGQVVATIFRVLSREKLEAYENTLTSLQTLKDREVRLFILSNAQRIFTRAEIEQTGCADLMEKIYTSSDFKMKKPEPAFLQLLLEENNLDVEETVMVGNDLTSDIAIAHELGMDSILLNTFPYSQEEIDSYRRLGWNFEVVGDIAELL; from the coding sequence ATGAAAAGTTACAAAAACTATATCTTCGATTTTTATGGTACATTGGTTGATATTCGTACAGATGAGAATAAACTAGAGGTCTGGAATCAGCTAACACAGATTTACAATGCTTTTGGTTGCTCCTATCGACCGCGCCAGTTGAAAAATGCCTATCATCGTTTTGTAGAAGAGGCAGAGAGATCTCTCGCGGAAACAGTGAGTTATCAGTATGTCGAAATTGATTTAGAAACAATCTTCATTCGCCTATTAACGGATGCACCAAATGAAAACCAAAGTACCAATAAGCCGACTGATTTAGAGACTTTTGGGCAAGTAGTAGCCACGATTTTCCGCGTGCTTTCACGTGAAAAGTTAGAGGCTTATGAAAATACCCTAACTAGTCTACAGACATTAAAGGACAGAGAAGTGCGATTATTTATTCTCTCCAATGCTCAACGAATTTTTACTCGGGCAGAAATTGAACAGACAGGTTGTGCGGATTTGATGGAAAAAATTTATACCTCTTCTGACTTTAAGATGAAGAAGCCTGAACCGGCATTTCTTCAACTGCTTTTAGAGGAAAATAATCTTGATGTTGAAGAAACGGTTATGGTTGGTAATGATTTGACATCCGATATAGCTATTGCTCATGAATTGGGAATGGATTCCATTTTGCTGAATACTTTCCCGTATAGTCAGGAAGAAATCGACTCTTATAGGAGACTCGGTTGGAATTTTGAGGTTGTTGGAGATATAGCGGAGCTATTGTAA
- the tnpA gene encoding IS200/IS605 family transposase, whose amino-acid sequence MAKTSYSLSHTKWMCKYHIVFTPKYRRKSIYYKIRQDLIDIFRHLCQYKGVEIIEGHMMPDHVHMLVLIPPKLSISDFMGYLKSKSALMIFDKHANLKYKYGNRKFWARGYYVSTVGLNEKTVAKYIREQEKNDIALDKLSVKEYEDPFSDGSFRTR is encoded by the coding sequence ATGGCTAAAACCAGTTACAGTTTATCACATACCAAATGGATGTGCAAATATCACATAGTTTTCACACCTAAGTACCGAAGAAAATCCATTTACTACAAAATTAGACAGGACTTAATTGATATTTTCCGTCATCTATGTCAATACAAAGGCGTGGAAATCATTGAGGGACACATGATGCCAGACCATGTTCATATGCTTGTTTTGATACCTCCGAAACTTTCGATTTCCGATTTTATGGGATATTTGAAAAGCAAAAGTGCTCTAATGATATTTGATAAACACGCTAATTTAAAATATAAGTATGGAAATCGAAAGTTTTGGGCCAGAGGCTACTATGTTAGTACCGTTGGACTGAATGAAAAGACAGTTGCGAAATATATTCGCGAGCAGGAGAAAAATGACATTGCACTTGATAAATTGAGTGTCAAAGAGTATGAAGATCCATTTTCAGATGGTAGTTTTAGAACGAGATAA
- the rplL gene encoding 50S ribosomal protein L7/L12: MALNIENIIAEIKEATILELNDLVKAIEEEFGVTAAAPVAVAAAGGAAEEAKDSFDVELTSAGDKKVGVIKVVREITGLGLKEAKELVDGAPAMVKEGVATAEAEEIKAKLEEAGASVTLK; the protein is encoded by the coding sequence ATGGCATTGAACATTGAAAACATTATTGCTGAAATTAAAGAAGCTACTATCCTTGAGCTTAACGACCTTGTTAAAGCTATCGAAGAAGAATTTGGTGTAACTGCGGCTGCTCCTGTAGCTGTTGCTGCAGCTGGTGGTGCTGCTGAAGAAGCTAAAGACTCATTCGACGTTGAATTGACATCTGCTGGCGACAAAAAAGTTGGCGTTATCAAAGTTGTACGTGAAATCACTGGTCTTGGTCTTAAAGAAGCTAAAGAGCTTGTTGACGGTGCACCAGCTATGGTTAAAGAAGGCGTTGCAACTGCAGAAGCTGAAGAAATCAAAGCTAAATTGGAAGAAGCAGGCGCTTCAGTTACTCTTAAATAA
- the rplJ gene encoding 50S ribosomal protein L10, whose amino-acid sequence MSEAIIAKKAELVNAVAEQMKAATSIVVVDARGLTVEQDTVLRRNLRGAEVEYKVIKNSILRRAAEQAGLEGLAELFVGPSAVAFSNDAVAPAKTIYDFAKTADALEIKGGAVEGKVSSKEEIEALATLPNREGMLSMLLSVLQAPVRNVAYAVKAVAEKEDAA is encoded by the coding sequence ATGAGTGAAGCTATTATCGCTAAAAAAGCGGAATTAGTAAATGCCGTTGCTGAGCAAATGAAAGCTGCAACTTCTATCGTTGTTGTAGACGCTCGTGGTTTGACAGTAGAACAAGATACAGTTCTTCGTCGTAACTTGCGTGGTGCAGAAGTTGAGTACAAAGTTATCAAAAACTCAATCTTGCGTCGTGCTGCTGAGCAAGCTGGTCTTGAAGGTCTTGCAGAATTGTTTGTAGGTCCATCTGCAGTTGCATTCTCAAACGATGCAGTTGCTCCAGCTAAAACAATTTACGATTTCGCGAAAACTGCTGATGCTCTTGAAATCAAAGGTGGTGCTGTAGAAGGTAAAGTTTCTTCTAAAGAAGAAATCGAAGCACTTGCTACATTGCCAAACCGCGAAGGCATGCTTTCTATGTTGCTTTCTGTACTTCAAGCGCCAGTTCGCAATGTTGCATACGCTGTCAAAGCTGTTGCAGAAAAAGAAGACGCAGCTTAA
- the topA gene encoding type I DNA topoisomerase — translation MATKTVSKKKTTTKKNLVIVESPAKAKTIEKYLGKNYKVVASVGHIRDLKKSSMSIDFDNNYAPEYINIRGKGPLINSLKKEAKNAKQVFLASDPDREGEAISWHLAHILGLDEKDKNRVVFNEITKDAVKNAFKEPRAINHDLVDAQQARRVLDRIVGYSISPILWKKVKKGLSAGRVQSVALKLIIDRENEISNFKPEEYWTIDATFKKGSKKFQASFYGIDGKKTKIENNEQVKEILARLDGDDFLVEQVERKERKRNAPLPYTTSTMQMDAANKINFRTRKTMMVAQQLYEGVSLGTGGTQGLITYMRTDSTRISPVAQAQAADFITERFGATYSKHGNKVKNASGAQDAHEAIRPSNVNLTPESIAKYLDKDQLRLYTLIWNRFVASQMAAAVFDTMSVRLGQNGVIFAANGSQVKFDGYMAVYNDADKNKMLPDMEQGDTVVRASTNPEQHFTQPPARYSEATLIKTLEENGVGRPSTYAPTIETIQKRYYVKLVAKRFEPTELGEIVNKLIVEFFPDIVNVKFTADMEQKLDDVEIGKEQWQKVIDGFYQPFKVELSKAEEQMEKIQIKDEPAGFDCDVCGHEMVIKLGRFGKFYACSNFPDCRNTKQITKEIGVTCPVCQKGQVIERKSKRNRLFYGCDRYPECEFTSWDKPVGRSCPKCDHYLVEKKVRGGGKQVVCPNGDYEEDKIK, via the coding sequence ATGGCTACAAAAACAGTTAGTAAGAAAAAAACAACAACCAAGAAAAATCTCGTTATTGTAGAGTCGCCTGCTAAGGCAAAAACAATCGAAAAATATCTTGGTAAAAATTATAAGGTCGTTGCTTCAGTAGGTCATATCCGTGATTTAAAAAAATCTAGTATGTCTATTGACTTTGATAACAACTATGCACCTGAGTACATCAACATACGTGGAAAAGGTCCTCTTATTAATTCTTTGAAAAAAGAAGCAAAAAATGCTAAGCAAGTCTTTCTCGCGAGTGACCCGGACCGTGAAGGAGAAGCTATTTCATGGCATCTGGCTCATATTTTGGGACTAGACGAAAAGGATAAAAACCGGGTTGTTTTCAACGAGATCACCAAGGATGCTGTCAAAAATGCCTTTAAGGAGCCACGTGCTATCAATCATGATTTGGTTGATGCCCAACAGGCTCGCCGTGTTCTAGACCGTATTGTAGGGTACTCCATATCACCTATTTTATGGAAGAAAGTCAAAAAAGGTCTGTCAGCAGGACGTGTTCAATCGGTTGCTCTCAAATTAATAATCGACCGTGAAAATGAAATCAGCAATTTCAAACCAGAAGAATATTGGACAATTGATGCAACCTTTAAAAAGGGGAGCAAGAAATTCCAGGCTTCATTCTACGGTATAGATGGAAAGAAAACTAAAATTGAAAACAATGAGCAGGTTAAAGAAATTCTCGCCCGACTTGATGGGGATGATTTCTTAGTAGAACAGGTTGAGCGTAAGGAACGCAAACGAAATGCACCTCTGCCTTACACAACTTCTACCATGCAGATGGATGCGGCTAATAAAATCAATTTCCGTACTCGTAAAACCATGATGGTTGCTCAACAACTTTATGAGGGTGTCAGTCTTGGCACAGGTGGTACCCAAGGTTTGATTACCTATATGCGTACGGATTCAACACGTATTAGCCCTGTTGCACAAGCACAAGCTGCTGACTTTATCACGGAGCGTTTTGGTGCTACCTATTCAAAGCATGGTAATAAAGTAAAAAATGCCAGTGGTGCACAAGATGCCCACGAAGCCATTCGTCCATCAAATGTTAACTTAACACCTGAATCAATTGCAAAATATCTGGACAAGGACCAGTTGCGACTATATACACTGATTTGGAATCGTTTTGTCGCAAGTCAGATGGCTGCAGCGGTCTTTGATACCATGAGTGTTCGCCTAGGTCAAAATGGAGTGATTTTTGCTGCTAATGGTAGCCAAGTAAAATTCGATGGTTATATGGCTGTCTATAACGACGCTGATAAAAATAAAATGTTGCCAGATATGGAACAAGGTGACACGGTGGTGCGCGCGTCAACAAATCCAGAACAACACTTTACTCAGCCACCAGCTCGCTACTCTGAAGCAACCTTAATTAAAACATTAGAAGAGAATGGTGTAGGTCGCCCGTCAACCTATGCACCAACGATTGAAACTATTCAAAAACGTTACTATGTTAAGCTTGTGGCTAAGCGATTTGAACCAACTGAACTCGGAGAAATCGTTAATAAGCTGATTGTTGAATTCTTCCCAGATATTGTCAATGTCAAATTTACAGCCGATATGGAACAAAAATTGGATGATGTAGAAATCGGGAAAGAGCAGTGGCAGAAGGTCATTGACGGTTTCTATCAGCCATTCAAGGTAGAATTATCTAAGGCAGAAGAACAGATGGAAAAAATCCAAATTAAGGATGAACCAGCTGGCTTTGACTGTGATGTTTGTGGACATGAAATGGTTATTAAATTAGGACGTTTTGGGAAATTCTATGCATGTAGCAATTTCCCAGACTGTCGCAATACCAAGCAAATCACTAAAGAAATCGGTGTGACTTGTCCGGTTTGCCAAAAAGGGCAAGTGATTGAACGCAAGAGTAAACGCAATCGTCTTTTCTATGGTTGCGATCGCTACCCAGAGTGTGAATTTACCTCTTGGGACAAGCCAGTCGGGCGTTCTTGTCCGAAATGCGACCACTATCTCGTTGAGAAAAAAGTTCGTGGTGGTGGTAAACAAGTTGTCTGTCCAAATGGTGACTACGAAGAAGACAAGATTAAATAA
- the dprA gene encoding DNA-processing protein DprA: MNNFELFKWKKAGLTNLNVNKVLAYQEKHGKKLTLRNVAVVSECKNPVLFMENYKNLDIKACREEFNKYPSFSILDDIYPLALKQIYNPPVLLFYQGDLELLEKSKLAVVGTRNASKNGVQSVQKIIKELNNRFVIVSGLARGIDTAAHIASLKNGGQTIAVIGTGLDNIYPKENKDLQTYIGKHHLVLTEYEPGAQPLKYHFPERNRIIAGLVEGLVVCEAKMRSGSLITCERALEEGREVYAIPGSIMDGKSDGCHHLIQEGAKCITSGLDILSDYQF, from the coding sequence ATGAATAATTTTGAATTGTTTAAATGGAAAAAAGCAGGTTTGACCAATCTTAATGTGAATAAAGTTTTGGCCTATCAAGAAAAACACGGTAAAAAATTGACCTTGCGAAATGTCGCTGTTGTTTCTGAATGTAAAAATCCAGTGCTATTTATGGAAAATTATAAGAATCTAGATATAAAAGCCTGTCGCGAGGAATTTAATAAGTATCCATCATTTTCAATTTTAGATGACATCTATCCTTTGGCGCTCAAACAGATTTACAATCCACCTGTACTTTTGTTTTATCAAGGGGATTTAGAATTGCTGGAAAAATCAAAGCTGGCAGTCGTTGGTACACGAAATGCCAGTAAAAATGGCGTTCAGTCTGTTCAGAAGATTATCAAAGAACTCAACAATCGCTTTGTCATTGTCAGTGGTTTGGCAAGAGGAATTGATACAGCAGCCCACATCGCCAGTTTGAAAAATGGAGGCCAAACCATTGCTGTAATTGGAACAGGTTTAGATAATATTTATCCAAAAGAAAATAAGGATTTGCAGACCTATATTGGAAAACACCATTTGGTGCTGACTGAGTATGAACCGGGTGCCCAGCCCCTCAAATACCATTTCCCAGAACGCAATCGCATTATAGCTGGTTTGGTGGAAGGATTGGTAGTCTGCGAGGCAAAAATGCGGTCTGGCAGCTTGATTACTTGTGAACGTGCCTTGGAAGAAGGCAGAGAAGTCTATGCTATTCCAGGTTCCATTATGGACGGAAAATCAGATGGTTGTCATCATTTGATTCAAGAGGGGGCAAAGTGCATTACATCAGGCTTGGACATCCTTTCAGACTATCAATTTTAA